The following proteins are co-located in the Vigna angularis cultivar LongXiaoDou No.4 chromosome 2, ASM1680809v1, whole genome shotgun sequence genome:
- the LOC108327151 gene encoding probable receptor-like protein kinase At5g59700, with translation MLPKCLGFCGRKQYPTVIQELCHEFSLSDIEKSTNNFDRKRIIAISSFGGKVYEGCLQHHDGSQYSVAITRLNEDDEDIEGRDWFEKEIELLCQFRHPNCVSLIGFCNNKKEKIIVHEYMSNGSLDQHIVRGGDTEALSWRKRIEICIGVARGLHYLHAGLKRTIIHRDVCLRNILLDSHMEPKLASFNH, from the coding sequence ATGCTTCCTAAATGTTTGGGTTTCTGCGGTCGGAAACAGTATCCAACCGTAATACAAGAGTTGTGCCATGAATTTTCTCTCTCTGATATTGAGAAATCGACAAACAACTTTGACCGTAAGAGAATAATTGCAATTTCAAGCTTTGGTGGTAAAGTATACGAAGGTTGCCTCCAACACCACGATGGTTCTCAATATTCAGTTGCAATAACGCGAttgaatgaagatgatgaagacaTTGAAGGACGCGACTGGTTTGAGAAAGAAATAGAGTTGCTCTGTCAGTTTCGTCACCCTAATTGTGTGTCTCTTATAGGATTCTGCAACAACAAGAAAGAGAAGATTATTGTGCACGAGTACATGTCCAATGGATCTCTAGATCAACACATAGTACGAGGTGGGGATACAGAAGCACTTTCATGGAGGAAAAGGATAGAGATATGCATAGGAGTAGCTCGTGGACTACACTACCTTCACGCCGGACTCAAGCGCACCATTATTCACCGTGACGTTTGTCTCAGAAACATTCTTCTGGACAGCCACATGGAGCCAAAACTAGCATCTTTTAATCATTGA